The following proteins are encoded in a genomic region of Musa acuminata AAA Group cultivar baxijiao chromosome BXJ2-11, Cavendish_Baxijiao_AAA, whole genome shotgun sequence:
- the LOC135627012 gene encoding ADP-ribosylation factor 1-like isoform X2 — MGILFTRLFSSLFGNREARILVLGLDNAGKTTILYRLQMGEVVSTIPTIGFNVETVQYNNVKFQVWDLGGQTSIRRAVDMKKRKREYFLHVRCATASLRPVTVETGAPRPSPLAPQ; from the exons ATGGGCATCCTCTTCACCCGCTTGTTCTCGTCCCTCTTCGGCAATCGGGAGGCTCGGATCCTCGTACTCGGCCTCGACAATGCCGGGAAGACCACCATCCTCT ATCGGCTTCAGATGGGGGAGGTGGTCTCGACCATCCCAA CGATCGGGTTCAACGTGGAAACCGTGCAGTACAACAATGTTAAGTTTCAAGTATGGGATCTTG GTGGGCAGACAAGCATTAG GCGGGCGGTTGATATGAAAAAGCGGAAGCGGGAATATTTTCTACATGTTAGGTGCGCCACCGCCTCTCTGCGCCCTGTCACGGTTGAGACAGGTGCACCGCGTCCTTCTCCCCTCGCCCCTCAATAG
- the LOC135627012 gene encoding ADP-ribosylation factor 1-like isoform X1 gives MGILFTRLFSSLFGNREARILVLGLDNAGKTTILYRLQMGEVVSTIPTIGFNVETVQYNNVKFQVWDLGGQTSIRYFSISQSIIPLCLGSLFSFYHMYKKRMSLLLDVHLHISEGLACPWDRNFEIIL, from the exons ATGGGCATCCTCTTCACCCGCTTGTTCTCGTCCCTCTTCGGCAATCGGGAGGCTCGGATCCTCGTACTCGGCCTCGACAATGCCGGGAAGACCACCATCCTCT ATCGGCTTCAGATGGGGGAGGTGGTCTCGACCATCCCAA CGATCGGGTTCAACGTGGAAACCGTGCAGTACAACAATGTTAAGTTTCAAGTATGGGATCTTG GTGGGCAGACAAGCATTAGGTACTTCTCTATTTCTCAATCTATTATTCCATTATGTCTTGGATCtcttttttcattttatcataTGTACAAGAAGCGAATGAGTTTATTGCTAGATGTTCATCTTCATATTTCGGAAGGCTTAGCTTGCCCATGGGATCGTAACTTTGAGATTATATTGTAG
- the LOC135627012 gene encoding ADP-ribosylation factor 1-like isoform X3: MGILFTRLFSSLFGNREARILVLGLDNAGKTTILYRLQMGEVVSTIPTIGFNVETVQYNNVKFQVWDLGGQTSIRFLT, from the exons ATGGGCATCCTCTTCACCCGCTTGTTCTCGTCCCTCTTCGGCAATCGGGAGGCTCGGATCCTCGTACTCGGCCTCGACAATGCCGGGAAGACCACCATCCTCT ATCGGCTTCAGATGGGGGAGGTGGTCTCGACCATCCCAA CGATCGGGTTCAACGTGGAAACCGTGCAGTACAACAATGTTAAGTTTCAAGTATGGGATCTTG GTGGGCAGACAAGCATTAG ATTTCTTACCTGA